Proteins from one Salinispora arenicola genomic window:
- a CDS encoding ABC transporter substrate-binding protein, protein MLISRATRAATLAACAMSLLATSACGTDRSDEATATPIRLYGTDSTMLSSFPSELGTRAGLVDGMKGTTPLTPLPEDFKNRLRSIDSGLTDFVYAAEAYDAVLISALAAQLAGTTDPAAIAKQIVGVTNDGERCETAATCLELASDGQDIEYRSVSITRAGFTTAGEPSTASYATLHFDGEQINDSKTEFVGAGSESTASTEAPPPPKRQGAGASNRNDGSPLVLGGLLPKTGDLALSNPPLAAGAALAIEEINAAGGVLGDPVTWIDGDDGTNPAVAKATVASHVAAGVDVIIGAGASGVSRAVLPDVVEAGLVLFSPSNTDASLTDLDDEGHYFRTAPPDSLQGRALADVILRDGPEQVAIVARQDSYGEGLQNIVRSELERAGIGSDRLKLITYQPPEDAEAAPVDFTAGVHEITSFGADAVLIIGFSESAGLIRALADAGVPLHR, encoded by the coding sequence ATGCTGATCTCACGCGCCACGCGAGCTGCCACCCTGGCCGCCTGCGCGATGTCCCTGCTCGCCACCAGCGCCTGCGGGACCGACCGGTCCGACGAGGCCACCGCCACCCCGATACGCCTCTACGGCACGGATTCCACCATGCTCAGTTCGTTCCCCAGCGAGCTGGGGACGCGCGCCGGTCTGGTCGACGGAATGAAGGGAACGACACCGCTCACCCCACTACCGGAGGACTTCAAGAACCGGCTGCGGTCGATCGACTCCGGCCTGACCGACTTCGTCTACGCGGCGGAAGCCTACGACGCGGTGCTGATCAGCGCGCTCGCCGCGCAGCTCGCCGGCACCACCGATCCGGCGGCCATCGCGAAGCAGATCGTTGGGGTCACCAACGACGGTGAGCGGTGCGAGACCGCCGCGACCTGTCTCGAGTTGGCCAGCGACGGGCAGGACATCGAGTACCGCAGCGTCTCGATCACCCGAGCCGGATTCACCACGGCCGGTGAACCCTCCACAGCCAGCTACGCCACCCTGCACTTCGACGGGGAGCAGATCAACGACAGCAAGACGGAGTTCGTCGGCGCCGGCTCGGAGTCCACGGCGAGCACCGAAGCCCCGCCGCCGCCGAAGCGGCAGGGCGCCGGCGCGTCCAACCGCAACGACGGATCACCGCTGGTGCTGGGTGGCCTGCTGCCGAAGACCGGCGACCTCGCGCTGTCCAACCCGCCGCTCGCCGCTGGTGCCGCCCTCGCGATCGAGGAGATCAACGCCGCCGGTGGCGTCCTCGGTGACCCGGTCACCTGGATCGACGGCGACGACGGCACCAACCCGGCGGTCGCCAAGGCGACCGTGGCGAGCCACGTCGCGGCCGGGGTGGACGTCATCATCGGCGCCGGCGCGTCGGGGGTCTCTCGAGCGGTGCTACCCGACGTGGTAGAGGCCGGGCTGGTGCTGTTCTCCCCGTCGAACACCGACGCAAGCCTGACCGACCTGGACGACGAGGGCCACTACTTCCGTACCGCCCCGCCCGACAGCCTGCAGGGCCGGGCGCTGGCGGACGTCATTTTGCGGGACGGCCCGGAGCAGGTCGCCATCGTGGCCCGCCAGGATTCCTACGGTGAAGGCCTGCAGAACATCGTGCGGTCCGAGTTGGAGCGGGCCGGCATCGGCTCGGACCGACTCAAGCTGATCACATACCAGCCGCCGGAGGACGCCGAGGCGGCGCCGGTCGACTTCACCGCCGGAGTCCACGAGATCACGAGCTTCGGGGCCGACGCCGTCCTGATCATCGGGTTCAGTGAGTCAGCCGGGCTGATCCGGGCCCTCGCCGACGCGGGGGTGCCGCTGCACCGCTGA
- a CDS encoding enoyl-CoA hydratase/isomerase family protein → MTGLRVDEQADRVVATLDRPAKRNAIDADLVHALHDLCADLEVRPRLLLLTGGAEGIFAGGADIGQLRERGRLDALAAINSAVFARIRALPMPTVVAVDGPALGGGAELAYACDLRVCTARAIFGQPEVRLGILAGAGATHRLPALVGEARAKEMLFTGRRVDAEEALRIGLVNRVVAEPAELLPSAHALLDEVAKGSALALRLTKSAVDAPPAAHPHLDLVSQAVLFEDEEKHRRMTEFLERRRPS, encoded by the coding sequence GTGACCGGACTGCGGGTCGACGAGCAGGCCGACCGGGTGGTGGCGACGCTGGACCGCCCGGCAAAGCGTAATGCCATCGATGCTGATCTCGTTCACGCGTTACACGACCTCTGCGCCGACCTGGAGGTCCGTCCGCGGCTGCTGCTGCTCACCGGAGGTGCCGAAGGCATCTTCGCCGGGGGCGCCGACATCGGGCAGCTCCGCGAGCGCGGCCGGCTGGATGCCCTCGCCGCGATCAACTCGGCCGTCTTCGCCCGGATCAGGGCGCTGCCGATGCCGACCGTGGTGGCTGTCGACGGGCCGGCGCTGGGTGGCGGTGCTGAACTGGCGTACGCCTGCGACCTGCGGGTGTGCACGGCACGCGCGATCTTCGGGCAGCCCGAGGTGCGGCTCGGCATACTGGCCGGCGCCGGGGCGACCCACCGGCTGCCGGCGCTGGTCGGTGAGGCGCGGGCGAAGGAGATGCTGTTCACCGGCCGGCGGGTGGACGCTGAGGAGGCGCTGCGGATCGGTCTGGTCAACCGGGTCGTCGCCGAGCCGGCCGAACTACTGCCGTCTGCGCACGCCCTGCTCGACGAGGTGGCGAAGGGCTCCGCCCTGGCCTTGCGACTGACGAAATCGGCGGTGGACGCTCCGCCCGCCGCCCACCCCCACCTGGATCTGGTCAGCCAGGCGGTGCTCTTCGAAGACGAGGAGAAGCACCGGCGGATGACCGAGTTCCTGGAACGCCGTCGCCCGTCCTGA
- a CDS encoding 3-hydroxyacyl-CoA dehydrogenase family protein has protein sequence MSDRWVVVGAGTMGLGIAYVAAGAGHDVDLVEVDQTRGQVAAVRLGELWDRAVGRGRLTAEQADANRSRVTMRATLDEVSAGPDVVVEAVPERADLKRRVLREAETLGPVLLASNTSSISIAELAEGLNRPEAFLGLHFFNPVWAMALLEVVVGPATTSQSVDAAVALAGRLGKDPVVVRDMPGFATSRLGVTLGLEAIRMVADEVAEPADIDKAMVLGYRHPIGPLELTDLVGLDVRLDIARTLEAAYGQRFAPPPLLVEMVAAGHLGKKSGQGFYRWQNGVKA, from the coding sequence ATGAGTGACCGTTGGGTCGTCGTCGGGGCCGGAACGATGGGCCTCGGGATCGCGTACGTGGCTGCCGGCGCCGGACACGACGTTGACCTGGTCGAGGTCGACCAGACCCGAGGCCAGGTCGCGGCGGTCCGTCTCGGCGAACTGTGGGACCGGGCGGTCGGCCGCGGTCGACTGACTGCCGAGCAGGCCGACGCCAACCGGTCCCGGGTGACCATGCGGGCAACCCTCGACGAGGTCAGCGCCGGCCCGGACGTCGTGGTCGAGGCCGTCCCGGAACGGGCCGACCTGAAGCGCCGCGTGCTACGCGAGGCCGAGACCCTGGGCCCCGTGCTGTTGGCCAGCAATACCTCCAGCATCTCGATCGCCGAGCTGGCCGAAGGGCTGAACCGCCCCGAGGCCTTCCTCGGCCTGCACTTCTTCAACCCGGTCTGGGCGATGGCGCTGCTCGAGGTCGTGGTCGGCCCGGCCACCACATCGCAGAGCGTCGACGCGGCGGTCGCGCTCGCCGGCCGGCTGGGCAAGGATCCTGTCGTCGTACGGGACATGCCCGGCTTCGCCACCTCCCGACTTGGGGTGACCCTCGGTCTGGAGGCGATCCGGATGGTCGCCGACGAGGTGGCGGAGCCAGCCGACATCGACAAGGCGATGGTTCTCGGCTACCGGCATCCGATCGGGCCACTGGAGCTCACCGACCTGGTCGGGCTGGACGTTCGGCTCGACATCGCGCGCACCCTCGAGGCCGCGTACGGGCAACGGTTCGCACCGCCACCGCTGTTGGTCGAGATGGTCGCCGCCGGGCACCTCGGCAAGAAGTCCGGCCAGGGCTTCTACCGGTGGCAGAACGGGGTGAAGGCGTGA
- a CDS encoding PPOX class F420-dependent oxidoreductase yields the protein MTMLDRLATEKYILLTTFRKDGRAVPTPVWAVRDGDALVVWTVAGSGKVKRIRRSGDVTIAPCDVRGRPHGPAVPGHAVLSDSAGTRRVRGLIKEKYRVLGRLTLLGSRLRRGEQGTVGIRVTLKG from the coding sequence GTGACGATGCTGGACCGGCTCGCGACCGAGAAGTACATCCTGCTCACGACCTTCCGTAAGGACGGCCGTGCGGTGCCGACACCGGTCTGGGCCGTCCGCGACGGCGACGCGCTGGTGGTCTGGACCGTTGCCGGCTCGGGCAAGGTGAAACGGATCCGGCGCAGCGGCGACGTGACGATCGCCCCGTGCGACGTCCGAGGGCGGCCCCACGGGCCAGCGGTGCCCGGTCACGCCGTGCTGTCCGACTCGGCGGGCACCCGGCGGGTCCGCGGGCTGATCAAGGAGAAGTACCGGGTACTCGGCCGACTCACGCTGCTGGGGAGCCGGTTGCGCCGGGGTGAGCAGGGCACGGTCGGTATCCGGGTCACGCTCAAGGGTTGA
- a CDS encoding BldC family transcriptional regulator has translation MASRTHEPEPLLTPAEVASMFRVDPKTVTRWAKAGKLSAIRTLGGHRRYRESEVRALLQGQIPQQRQGD, from the coding sequence ATGGCATCGCGAACGCACGAACCGGAGCCGCTGCTCACGCCGGCCGAGGTGGCGTCGATGTTCCGTGTCGACCCGAAGACGGTGACCCGGTGGGCCAAGGCCGGCAAACTGAGCGCCATCCGGACGCTTGGCGGGCACCGCAGGTACCGGGAATCGGAGGTCAGGGCGCTGCTGCAGGGGCAGATCCCCCAGCAGCGTCAGGGGGACTGA
- a CDS encoding Glu/Leu/Phe/Val family dehydrogenase, with product MGVFATTDDPGSAGHEQVVFCQDKQTGLRAIIGIYSTALGPALGGTRFYPYASEEAALADVLDLSRGMAYKNALAGLDLGGGKAVIWGDPEQLKSEALLRAYGRFVATLGGRYYTACDVGTYVSDMDVVARETRFVTGRSLEYGGAGDSSILTAWGVFQGMRAAAEHVWGTPTLRGRRVGVAGLGKVGKYLVGHLIEDGAEVVATDVNPRALAWARATHPQVTLVDDATALVASDIDVYAPCALGGALNDDTVPALRAKVVAGAANNQLAHPGIEKLLADRNILYAPDYVVNAGGVIQVADEIEGFSFERAKLRATKIFDTTREILRLADAEGVPPAVAADRLAERRMAEVGRLRTILLP from the coding sequence ATGGGCGTATTCGCCACCACCGACGACCCGGGATCGGCCGGCCACGAACAGGTCGTGTTCTGCCAGGACAAACAGACCGGCCTCCGGGCGATCATCGGTATCTACTCCACCGCGCTGGGACCCGCGCTCGGCGGCACTCGGTTCTACCCCTACGCGAGCGAGGAGGCCGCCCTCGCCGATGTACTCGACCTGTCCCGTGGCATGGCGTACAAGAACGCCCTCGCCGGGCTGGACCTGGGCGGCGGCAAGGCCGTTATCTGGGGGGATCCCGAGCAGCTCAAGAGCGAGGCGCTGCTGCGGGCGTACGGCCGCTTCGTCGCGACGCTGGGCGGCCGTTATTACACCGCCTGTGATGTCGGCACCTACGTCAGCGACATGGACGTGGTCGCCCGGGAGACCCGGTTCGTGACCGGCCGCAGCCTCGAATACGGGGGCGCCGGCGACTCCTCGATTCTCACCGCCTGGGGCGTGTTCCAGGGTATGCGTGCCGCGGCGGAGCATGTCTGGGGTACGCCAACGCTGCGTGGGCGGCGAGTCGGTGTGGCCGGCCTGGGCAAGGTCGGTAAGTATCTGGTCGGTCACCTGATCGAGGACGGCGCCGAGGTCGTGGCGACCGACGTGAACCCGCGGGCCCTGGCCTGGGCCCGGGCAACCCATCCGCAGGTCACGCTGGTGGACGATGCCACCGCGCTGGTCGCTTCCGACATCGATGTGTACGCCCCGTGCGCGCTGGGGGGCGCGCTGAACGACGACACCGTCCCGGCGCTACGGGCGAAGGTGGTCGCCGGGGCCGCGAACAACCAGCTCGCCCACCCGGGCATCGAGAAGCTTCTCGCCGACCGGAACATTCTGTACGCGCCCGACTACGTGGTGAACGCCGGTGGCGTGATCCAGGTCGCGGACGAGATCGAAGGTTTCAGCTTCGAGCGCGCCAAGCTGCGGGCGACGAAAATTTTCGACACCACGCGGGAGATCCTGCGACTCGCCGACGCCGAGGGGGTACCGCCGGCGGTGGCGGCGGACCGCCTCGCCGAGCGGCGGATGGCCGAGGTGGGCCGGTTACGGACGATCCTTCTGCCCTGA
- a CDS encoding DUF3073 domain-containing protein, whose amino-acid sequence MGRGRAKAKQTKVARELKYHSPNTDLAALQRELGGGRKSDHDFDDDYKEYVDDDDEDHADDDPDNRARPDR is encoded by the coding sequence ATGGGGCGCGGCCGTGCTAAGGCCAAGCAGACAAAGGTGGCCCGGGAGTTGAAATACCACTCCCCGAACACCGACCTCGCCGCCTTGCAACGCGAACTCGGCGGCGGCCGCAAGTCGGACCACGACTTCGACGACGACTACAAAGAGTATGTCGACGACGATGACGAGGACCACGCGGACGACGACCCGGACAACCGGGCTCGTCCCGACCGCTGA
- the amcA gene encoding multiple cyclophane-containing RiPP AmcA, with the protein MPEDTGHRQSEYAAGTSAYDVADRVRAARADLTTLLREAETARHLRAEAAGDGTASAVCAWNHFENIPTFYNWNNRPR; encoded by the coding sequence ATGCCCGAGGACACCGGTCACCGGCAGTCTGAGTACGCTGCGGGCACCAGCGCGTACGACGTGGCTGACCGTGTGCGCGCCGCCCGCGCCGACCTCACCACGTTGCTCCGCGAGGCCGAGACCGCCCGTCACCTACGGGCGGAGGCGGCAGGTGACGGCACTGCCAGCGCGGTCTGCGCCTGGAACCATTTCGAGAACATCCCGACGTTCTACAACTGGAACAATCGTCCACGCTGA
- the amcB gene encoding cyclophane-forming radical SAM peptide maturase AmcB: MRGLAAVPAYVVMQPTTLCNLDCVYCYLPLRAADRRMPVAVAEAVAASVNPWARAGRFSVVWHGGEPLAAGRELLAALIAPFGPEVEHHVQTNAALIDDAWCRFFAEHQIRVSVSVDGPREHNGGRVTRGGRPAYDRIVRGVAALRRHGLPFSALAVVGHPKPGLARELYDFFLDLGPDVLGVNIEETEGVNTRANRHDAAAVTAFWAELVAAWRRNPRIHLREVEWSLRYAAAVLDGVEGEVLPHHLDPIPTVGHDGSVTVLSPELAGFTNPRYGDFSSGNVLATPLAEILAEATQTPWVGEFLTGVEACRSSCPYFGFCGGGHAANRYFEQGRFDGTETEHCRNSKIRLLEGVLEHARGHRSPAV; encoded by the coding sequence ATGCGCGGCCTGGCCGCCGTTCCGGCGTATGTGGTCATGCAGCCCACCACGCTCTGCAACCTCGACTGCGTGTACTGCTACCTCCCGTTGAGGGCGGCCGACCGGCGGATGCCGGTTGCGGTTGCGGAGGCGGTGGCGGCATCGGTCAACCCGTGGGCGCGGGCCGGGCGGTTCTCTGTGGTGTGGCACGGCGGCGAGCCGCTCGCTGCGGGGAGAGAGCTACTCGCCGCGCTGATCGCCCCGTTCGGTCCGGAGGTCGAGCATCACGTCCAGACCAATGCGGCGCTGATCGATGACGCCTGGTGTCGGTTCTTCGCGGAGCACCAGATCCGGGTGAGTGTCAGCGTGGACGGGCCGCGGGAGCACAACGGGGGCCGGGTCACCCGAGGCGGGCGTCCCGCGTATGACCGGATCGTGCGGGGAGTCGCGGCGTTGCGCCGGCACGGCCTACCGTTTTCGGCGCTGGCTGTGGTGGGGCACCCCAAGCCAGGTCTCGCCCGTGAACTCTATGACTTCTTCCTCGACCTCGGTCCGGACGTGCTGGGTGTGAACATCGAGGAGACCGAGGGAGTCAACACCCGGGCCAACCGTCACGACGCGGCCGCGGTGACCGCCTTCTGGGCGGAGCTGGTGGCGGCCTGGCGCCGGAATCCCCGCATCCATCTGCGTGAGGTCGAGTGGTCCCTGCGGTACGCCGCCGCGGTGCTGGACGGTGTCGAGGGGGAGGTGCTGCCCCACCACCTGGATCCGATCCCCACGGTTGGTCACGACGGTTCGGTGACCGTGCTCTCGCCCGAGCTGGCCGGCTTCACGAACCCCCGCTACGGCGACTTCAGTAGCGGCAACGTGCTGGCCACCCCGTTGGCGGAGATTTTGGCCGAGGCCACGCAGACACCCTGGGTGGGGGAGTTTCTCACCGGGGTGGAGGCGTGCCGGTCGTCATGTCCCTACTTCGGCTTCTGCGGCGGCGGTCACGCGGCCAATCGCTACTTCGAGCAGGGACGGTTTGACGGCACCGAGACCGAGCACTGCCGCAACAGCAAGATCCGCCTACTGGAGGGAGTGTTGGAGCATGCCCGAGGACACCGGTCACCGGCAGTCTGA
- the purM gene encoding phosphoribosylformylglycinamidine cyclo-ligase, with the protein MTHVSERSGAGSSQTGAGGDRQPWTTGTGSPVRRRAASYLDAGVSIEAGDRAVELLKSKVKQTRRPEVMGDLGGFAGLFRLDTKKYRNPILASSTDGVGTKLVIAQQLDIHDTVGIDLVAMVVDDLVACGAEPLFLLDYIATGEVVPDKVAEIGAGIADGCRYAGCALLGGETAEHPGVLRPDEYDISATGVGVVEESEILSSERVEVGDVVIAMRASGLHSNGFSLVRHVLLGAGRMRLDVVIEDFGRQRTLGEELLTPTKIYAQDCLKLIAEAEVRVFAHVTGGGIPGNLVRVLPEHVDAVVNRSTWKPQPIFDLVQSKGRIEAPEMEATFNMGVGMFAVVSAEDADRALATLTGRGVDAWQAGEIVEGTGNVQLVGQHTRG; encoded by the coding sequence GTGACGCACGTGTCCGAGCGCAGCGGCGCAGGAAGCAGCCAGACCGGTGCCGGCGGCGACCGCCAGCCCTGGACCACCGGGACCGGGAGCCCGGTGCGCCGCCGCGCCGCGTCGTACCTGGACGCCGGGGTCTCGATCGAGGCGGGCGACCGGGCGGTTGAGTTACTCAAGTCGAAGGTGAAGCAGACCCGGCGACCGGAGGTGATGGGCGACCTGGGCGGCTTCGCCGGCCTGTTCCGACTGGATACCAAGAAGTACCGGAATCCGATCCTGGCCTCCTCCACCGACGGGGTCGGCACCAAGCTGGTGATCGCCCAGCAGCTGGATATCCACGACACGGTCGGTATCGACCTGGTCGCCATGGTCGTGGACGACCTGGTCGCGTGTGGTGCCGAGCCGCTGTTTCTGCTCGACTACATCGCTACCGGCGAGGTTGTCCCGGACAAGGTCGCCGAGATCGGTGCTGGCATCGCCGACGGCTGCCGCTACGCGGGCTGCGCCCTACTGGGTGGGGAGACCGCCGAGCACCCCGGCGTCCTCCGCCCGGACGAGTACGACATCTCCGCCACCGGAGTCGGGGTGGTGGAGGAGAGCGAGATCCTCAGCTCCGAGCGGGTGGAGGTCGGCGACGTGGTGATCGCGATGCGCGCCTCCGGCCTGCACTCCAACGGGTTCTCCCTGGTCCGGCACGTGCTGCTCGGCGCCGGCCGAATGCGGCTGGACGTGGTCATCGAGGACTTCGGTCGGCAGCGCACCCTCGGTGAGGAGCTGCTGACCCCCACCAAGATCTATGCGCAGGACTGCCTGAAGCTGATCGCCGAAGCGGAGGTACGGGTGTTCGCGCACGTCACCGGGGGTGGCATCCCGGGAAACCTGGTTCGCGTCCTGCCTGAGCACGTGGACGCGGTGGTCAACCGCTCCACCTGGAAGCCACAGCCGATCTTCGACCTGGTGCAGTCCAAGGGGCGGATCGAGGCTCCGGAGATGGAGGCGACGTTCAACATGGGGGTCGGCATGTTCGCGGTGGTCTCGGCCGAGGACGCTGACCGCGCGCTGGCCACCCTCACCGGTCGTGGCGTGGACGCGTGGCAGGCTGGCGAGATCGTCGAAGGTACCGGCAACGTTCAGCTGGTCGGGCAGCACACCCGCGGCTGA